DNA from Kitasatospora acidiphila:
CCGGTGCACGTACCGCTGGCGGGCTTGCACCGGATCCAGTTGGTGGTGAGCCCGCATGACAACGGGATCTGGTCTGCGGCCAACCTGGCGGACTGGGCGGACGCGCGGTTCACCTGCTGACGTCCGCCCGATGCTGACGTCCCCGATGGAGCCTGCTCAGATCGCGCAGGCCCCGTCGGCGCAGGCCTCGCCCTCGCCCGTCTCGGCGGTGCCCGTCTCGCTGGCGACCTGCTGGAGCACCTTGAGGAAGGTCTCCGTCTCCTGGCCGCCCTGCACCGCCCACTGGCCCTCGAAGACGAAGGTCGGCACGGCGCTGATCCCCAGCTGTCGCCCCTCGGCCAGCTGGGCCCGCACCTCGGCCGCGCCCTCCTCGCCGGCCAGGTACTCGGCCACCCGCGCCCGGTCCAGGCCCGCGGCCACCGCCACCTCGGTGAGCGCGGCCCGGTCGCCGACGTCCACGCCGTCCGAGAAGTGCGCCTTGAGCAGCGCCTCCTTCAGCTCGCCCTGCACCTTTGCGCCGTACTCGGTCTCGGCCAGGTGCAGCAGCCGGTGACCGAGGAAGGTGTTGGCGTGCAGCGCGGCGTCGAAGTCGTAGTCGATGCCCTCGGTCTTGCCCAGCGCCGTCACCCGGTCGTCCATCGCGCGGGACTGCGGGCCGTAGCGCTCGGCCAGCCAGGCGCGGTGCGGGCTGGCGGTCGCCGGGGCGTCCGGCACCAGCTGGTACGGGCGGTACACCACCTCGACGTCTCCGCCGAACTGGGCCAGCGCCCGGTCGAAGCGGCGCTTGCCGATGTAGCACCAGGGGCAGGCGATGTCCGAGTAGATCTCGACCTTCATGGCGGGGGTGGCTCCTGTCAGTGGGCGCTTTATGTGATGAACGTGAAAGTTCAACCACTATGTCCGACCCGCTATTCCGCGGCCCCTCGGTGCGCCTCGTCCCACTGGTGCCGGAAATCCGCCATCTCCGCCCGGTGCTCCCGGGACCAGTCCGCCAGGGAACGGACCAGCCGGGCCAGGCTCCAGCCCAGGCCGGTCAGCTCGTACTCGACCTGGGGCGGCACGGTCGGGTACACGGTGCGCGCCACCAGCCCGTCGCGCTCCAGCCGGCGCACGGTGAGGGTGAGCATCCGCTGACTGATTCCGCCCGGAAGCGCGCGCTGGAGCTCACGGAACCGGCGCACGCCACGGCTGAGCTCCACCATCACCTGGACGGACCACTTGTCGCCGATCCGGTCCAGCACCTCGCGGATTCCGCACTCCTCGGACGGATCGAAGAACAGCTCCGGATCGGGGGTGGTTACCTCGGTGTGCCCCGCTGACATAAATGTGCCTCCTTACCTCCGGCCGACCGGCTGATCAGGATGGTTCCGATCCCCCCACCGGAATATCGACGATCAAACGATCAGAACGACAACGGAGCATCAGATGATCCTCGTCAGTGGTGTCAACGGAAACCTCGGCGGCCTCGTCCACCGTCAGCTGGTCGCGCGCGGCGCGGATGTGCTGGCCGGCACCCGCACCCCGGCCGCCGGTCAGCGCCGGGTGGACTTCGACGATCCGACCTCACTACCGGAGGCCTTCGCCGGGGTGGACGTGCTGGTGCTGATCTCGGCGGGCTATGCGGAGGACGACGTGGTGCTGGCCCGCCACGGCGCCGCCATCGACGCGGCGGCCGCCGCCGGGGTGCGCCAGGTGATCTACACCAGCCTGGCCGGCTCGGGCGACCACCTCACCATCGCGATCCCGCACCGCTGGACCGAGCAGGCGCTCGCCCGGTCACCACTGGCCTGGACCGTGCTGCGCAACGGCCTCTACCCCGAGGTGCCCGCCGGCCTCGGCCTGGCCGCCTCCGGCCAGCCGACCGACGACGTGCTCCGCACCCCGCTGGGCCACGGCACCGTGCCCGTCGTCTCCCGCGCCGACCTCGCCGACGCCGCCGTCCGGGTCGCGCTGGACGCCGACTCCGACCCCGCCAACCAGCACCGGGGCCGGGTCTACGAGTTGGAGGGCACGGCCGTCGTCGGCGGCGCCGAGCTGGCCGCCGCCGTCTCCGAGGTGCTCGGCCGCCCGGTGCGCCACCGGGCATCCCCACTCGGCGAGTTGTGGAGCGGCCTGGAGAAGGCCGGCCTGGCGCCCTTCCAGGTCGCACACGCCTACTCGCTGATGTCGACGGCCGCCGCCGGCCTGCTGCGGGCCGCCGCCAACTCCGACCTGCCCGCTCTGCTGGACGCCGCACCGCGCGACGCCCGAGCCGGGCTCGTCGAGGCGGTGCGCACGCTGCTGCCCCGGTGAACCGTCAGGCCAGGCCGGTGAACCGTCAGGCCAGGCCCGTGAACCGTCAGGCCAGGCCGGTGAACCGTCAGGCCAAGCCGTGCCGCACCCAGACGTTCGGCTCCACATAGCTCGCGCAGTCCCGCTCCGGCAGGCACTCCACCGGCACCAGCGCCTTCGGCACCAGGACCGGCCCGGCGGTGTCGAACGGCAGCCCGGTCCAGTCACGCCACTGCGCCAGCGTCCCGGACACCGTCATCGAGCACGGCGCCACCGCCTCGATCACGCCGCCGGCCCGCACGTGGGTGCGCAGCCAGGCGTCCACCGGCAGACCGTCCTCCCGGGTGCGGCGCACGTACTCCGCCATCGGGGTCTCGGGCTCCAGGTGCTTGCCGGTCGGCCGGACCGGGGCCACCAGCTCCGCGAACCCCCGGTCCCGCGCGTTGCGGCGCATCGCGTCCAGCATCAGCGCCGACAGCCCGTGCCCCAACCGGTCCTCCCGGACGGTGACGTCGATCGCGCTCACGGTGTCCGGGACCGCGCCGGTCCGCCGGTCCTTGAACGCCCACAGCAGCACCTCGTCCCACCCGCCGGGCGGCAGTTCCCCGCGTCCCTCGACCCGCAGCGCGAACGGCACGCTGTGCCCGCGGGCCACCACGGAACCGTCCGCCTCCGTCGCCACCACGGTGAACTCCGGGAACGCCGAGTCCAGTTCGGCGAAGAACGCCCGGCCCACGGGGTCGGCCAAGGAGAACGCGGGCCAGGTGTCCGGGAAGTCCGCGTGCGCGAGTTCGGGGCGCTCGGCGAGGGTGGTGATCGCGAAGTCCATGATCCGAACGGTAGCGAGGGGGCCGGTGGCGGCCAATCGCATTTCGGCTGCTCAGGCGCCCGTCAGCTGGAAGCCGCCCTGCGCCAGATAGAGGTCCGGCCCGGTGTGCGGCGCCTGGCACCGGGTCGCGACCGGGCTCGCCGTCGGCGACTCGGGCTTGCCCGACCAGCCGACCCGCAGGTGGCCGTCGCCGTCCCGGTAGAAGCTGAACGCGGCCTCGGGGTGCCAGTCGCGCGGCGGCTGCTGCAGCGGCGGCACGCCCGGCGGGGTGGTGTAGCTGATCCTGGCGGCCGTGCCGGTGACCACGGTGGTCGCGCCCGCGTCGGTCCCCGCATCGGACTCCGTAAGGCAGTCGACGCTGACCTCGACCCGTACCGTCCCGATCCAGGCGCCGTGGTCGTAGAACACGTGCTGGATGGTGGCGTGACCGTGAGCGTCGCTGCCACGGCCGTTGGCGTCCATCCGCAGCGTGATCTGGTAGTCCGGGCTGAGCGCCGGGCTGCCGAGGCCGAGTTGGGCGAAGCCGTGCAGGTGCTGCACTGCCGCCTCGTGTGCGGGTGCGGATGCGGCCGAGGCGGATCCCGGGACACCGACGGCCAGGGCGGCTGCCACTGCTGCGCCGAGCAGGTAGGTGCGCATGTTCAAACCTCGCTTGTTGGCGGCTTGTTGGACCTCCACCATGGCAATCCCCGGTGGCCCGCCACCTCCCCCGTCAGGACGGACCGCCTCCCCTTCGCGGGGGATCCGACGCCAGCCACTCGGAGTACCACTCGCGAAAGTCGGGCCCCGGCATGAAACCTCCCCAGTCGGGATCGTCCAGCCACACCTGCCCCGCACAGGGGCCCGTCACCACCAATCGCGAGAACATCCCGCACCCGACCTCACCGATCACCAACGTCCCACGCAGTGAATACGGCCGCGCGGTCTTCTCGGAATACGAGAACGGCGCAGCCAGAAAGCCGGGTTGCAGGCATTCCTGGCGCAGGCCGTACAGCGCTTCCTCGTCGTCGATCTCCTCCGTGAGCCCCACCACCCCGTAATCCGGGCCCGCTCCCCCATCGGCGACATGGCGGACGAAGCTCCGGAATGCCTCGGGGAGCGCAATACCGAGCCGTTGCTCGAACGCTCGTATCGCCTCCTCCTCCAGGGGGGAGCGAAGGCGGTAATCGTGGTAGTCGGCGCCGAAGCGTCGACGTTCCGGGTCCTGTTGGGACATGACGGCAATACGTGCTCGCACGGCTGCGCTGTCCCAGGGATCGGCATTGTTGGTGGTCACATCGGCACAGTAGTGGCGTTCCCGGAACTATTGGGCCACCGCTGTCCGGTAGCGGCCCGGCGTGGTGCCGAACTCGCGGTTGAAGGCGTGGGAGAGGGCGTACGAGGTGCCGTGGCCGACTCGGCGGGCGATGGTGGCGAGGGGATCCTGGGTGTCGCGGAGGAGGGTGGCGGCGAAGGTGAGGCGCCACCAGGTGAGGTTGCCCATGGGAGGGCGGCCGACCAGGGCGGTGAACCGCCGGGCGAGGGTGGGACGGGAGACGCCGCCCTCGGCGGCCAGGCGGTCGTTGGTCGTGCGGCTCGAATCCGGGGGCGACCGGGCAGTGTTCGTCGGCGATCTGCTGCACAGCCCGGTGCAGATCCTCGCCCCCTCCTGCAGCAGCTGCCTGTGCCTGGACCCGGCGGGCGCCGCGACCAACCGCCATCGAGTCCTTGAACGGGCCGCCGATCTGGGGGAGTCGGTCATCCCCGCGCACTTCGGCGGCGCCGGGACCGTGGAGGCCCGGCGCGCGGGTGGCGAGTTCACGCTCGGGCAGTGGGCGGCCTACGCGGCCGAGTAGGGGCGGCGGAGAGAGCGCTGAACCGTCCTCGGCCCGCCTCAGAGCGAGTCGTAGTAGCCGACGGGGCCGACCAGCACCGCCTGGAAGTAGCGCGGCTCGCCGTCCGTGTCCAGTGGTACGTCGTGACCGGCGACCCGGGTGAAGCCCAGCGGCAGGCCGGGCGCCAGGGGGTAGAGGCCGCTGCCCCGGACGATGGGCTCGCCCATCCGCTCCAGCTGGGGCAGGAGTTGGAGTGCCGGGGTGCGGAAGACGTCGGTGCCCCGGAAGCTGACGGTGATGTCCTCGGGGCCGGGCCGGGGGATCCACACCTCGGCCGCGGTGAGGGACTTGCCGTCCTCCAGGTGGAAGACGATCTCGAACTGCGGGTGCAGCGCGAGGACTTTCATGTAGCTGAACTGGCTGCTCCTGCCCTCGTCGGTGACCTTGATCCGGCCGAGGGCGGCGGCCGCGTCCTGGAGCGCGTCGGCCGGCATGCCGAGGGGAAAGCCGGTGATGCCGTGGGGCGGGTTCAGCTCGATCTGCATGGCGGCCACTGTAGGCGGCCACTGCGCAGGGGCCTGCCCGCCCCTTCCGGTCGAGAGTCGAGAAGGGGCGGGCAGGGCCGGCTGCGCAGGTCAGCGGCAGGCCACGCCGAATTCGCCGTTGCTGTAGCCGTTGATCGAGCCGGTGTAGTCGACACACTGGCCGGGCGCGTAGACGTACTTGGGACCCGCGTACGTCGTGAAGTTGCCCGAGTCCTCCAGCCAGCTGCCGCCCGAAATCCGGATCGAGGCGGTCATGGGCTCGGCCGCGCCGGGCGAATTGCGCACCGTGACCACGCAGTTCTCGCCGGTGGCGCTGCTGTAGGCCAGCCAGACGGTGCCACCCGTCATGTCCATGTGCCGGATGCCGACGTAGCCCGAACCGCAAGCGCCGTCGTACGAGGCCGCGTTGGCTGCCGTGGGAACCGCAACAGCCGCACCGGCGGTCAGCGCTGCGATGACGCCGACGCGCGCGGTGATCTGCTTGATCCGCTTGTTCATGGTGCCACTCCTCTTCGTTGAACGAGTGAACCGTGCGACGGTGGGCGGCTGTTGAGACGCCGACCGACCGATTGGTCGACCATGCTGAAGGTCGTCCGTATCGGCCGGGTAGCGCGGCGGTATCGGTGGCGTCCGACGCGTGCCCGGAAGTCGGACAGGTCGACTTCCGGGGGTCCGCGATCACTCGGGAGCAGTGAGCAACGCCCGTGCGGGCTGCAGCAGTTCGATCGGGTGCAGCGCTCGGAGTCGGACGAGGATGGTGCCGGTGTACATGACGCGGTAGCGCTGGAAGATCTGGTCGCTGCCACCGTCCTCATCGTGCGCTGCGGCCGCACCCGCGGCTCCGCACAGGGCGATCAATCCTCGTGCTCACCCGTCCGCCGACACCAAACCCGCCTCATACGCCGCGATGACCAGTTGCACCCGGTCGCGGGCGTTCAGCTTGGTCAGCAGGCGGGCCACGTGGGTCTTGGCGGTGGCGGGGCCGATGTAGAGCTGCTCGGCGATCTCGCTGTTGGAGAGGCCGCGGCCGACCAAGGTGAGAACTTCACGTTCGCGGTCGGTGATGCCGTCGAGGCCCCGACGGGGCTTGCTGGGCGCGGCGGGACGGGTGGCGAAGTCGGCGATGAGGCGGCGGGTGACGGACGGGGCGATCAGGGCGTCGCCGGCGGCGACGACGCGGATGGCGGCGATGATGTCCAGCAGCGCCATGTCCTTGACCAGGAACCCGCTGGCGCCGGCGCGCAGCGAGGCATAGACGTTGTCGTCCTCGTCGAAGGTGGTGAGCATCATGACGCGCGGCGTCGAGCCGGTCGCGGTGATCGCACGGGTGGCTTCGATGCCGTCCATTCCTGGCATCCGGATGTCCATCACCACCACGTCGGGCTGGAGTTGAAGAGCCAGCTGGACGGCTTCGGCCCCACTGCCGGCCTCGCCCACGACATCGAGGTCGGGGAGATCGGCGATCACCATGCTGAGCCCGGTGCGCACCAGCTCCTGGTCGTCGGCCAGCAGTACCCGGGTGGCGGTCATACCGGCAGCTCCGCCGTGACCCGGAAGCCGCCCTCGGGCCTGCTGCCCGCGCTGAACCGGCCGCCCAGCAGGGCGACTCGCTCGCGCATGCCGGCGATTCCGAAGCCCGAGCCGGCGGAAGAGCGCCCCGCGCCCTGCCCGTCGTCGGTGATCTCGATGGCCAACTCCTCGTCCCCGTAGGTCACACAGACCTGGCAGTGCCGCGCTCCCGAGTGGCGCACGGTGTTGGTGACCGACTCCTGGATGATCCGGAAGGCGGCCACATCGATCTCGGGGGGCAGCGGGCGCGCCCGCCCCTCGCGGTGCACCTGGACCCGCACCCCGGCGTCCGAGGTCGTTTCGGCCAGCCGGTCGAGCGCCTCCAGGCCCACGGCGACGGCGGCTTCGGAGAGGTCCTCGTCGGCCCGGCGCAGCGAGACCAGCATGCGGCGCAGTCCGGCCAGGGTCTCGCGGCTGGTGGTCTCGATGGCGCCGAGCGCCTTGCGCGCATTGGCCGGCTGGGTGTCCAGGACCAGGCCGGCCGCGCCCGCCTGGAATGCGATGACGCCCATGCTGTGCGCCACCATGTCGTGCAACTCCCGGGCGATCCGCAGCCGTTCGGCGGTCAGCGCGTGGGAGCGCAGGGCCTCGCCGTAATCCCGTTGCTGGCGGATCGAGTTGCCGATCAGCCAGGCGATGGCGATCACCGCGGCCAGTGCCGACAGCATGCTGAGCAGGTCGCTGACCGTCTCCTGGCCCTGGTCCAATGCCGCCCATTGGCCGACCCAGACCGCCAGTTCGGCACCCGCGGCCGCGAGGGCCGTGCGGCGCGGGCGGGTGGCCGCCAGGTAGCCGACCAGGACGGCCAGGACCAGGAAGAACGGCCAGGTCCGCATCCCCAGGGCCGCGAACGCGCACGACTCGGCCAGCAGCACCCCGAAGACCGGCAGCGGCCACCGGCGGGCCCAGCCGATCGCCAGCGCCAGCACGACGGCCAGCCCGGCTCGCGCCAGCACGACGGCCAGCCCCGCCCGGCCCGGGATGCCCAGGGTGACCGACGGGTGCGGCCGCAGGCCGGTCGTGGTGACGAACAGCAGCAGCGCGAACAGCCCGGCGGCGCACCAGGTGAGCGCCGACCAGACGCCTGACGGCAGTCGCCTCAGCCACGGGGGCCGCGGCATCGCTTGATCCACCCGGCGATGGTAGCCAGCCGCCCCACCCTCCCGGCGTCCCCCTGGGGGCGTACGCCCGGCGGGCTACCGGCGTCCACCGCAGGCCAGACGCGGCACCGGGCCGCTCCACGACACCGTTGGGGCCTCAACCCGCCACGGAAGGAGAGAACGTGACCGCCGTCTTGCGAGCCCAGGGGCTGGGCAAGAGGTACAAGCAGCGCTGGGCCCTGTCGGACTGCACCCTGGAGGTCCCGGCCGGCCGCGTGGTCGGGCTGGTCGGCCCCAACGGTGCCGGGAAGTCGACGCTGCTGAACCTCGCCGCCGGCATGCTGACCCCGAGCGAGGGCACGATCGAGGTGTGCGGTGGCCGCCCGGCGAGCGGCGCGGCGCAGCTGGGCAAGGTCGGCTTCGTCGCCCAGGACACCCCGGTCTACGCCGGGCTCAGCATCGAGGACCACTTCCGGCTCGGCGCCCGTCTCAACCCGGGCTGGGACGACCGCCTGGCCCGCGACCGGATCCGGCGGCTCGGCCTGGATCCGGCCCAGCGGGCCGGCCGCCTGTCGGGCGGTCAACGCGCCCAGCTGGCCCTCACGTTGGGCATCGCCAAGTGCCCCGAGCTGCTGATCCTGGACGAGCCGGTGGCCGCCCTGGACCCGCTGGCCCGCAGCAGGTTCCTGGACGACCTGACGGAGGCCGTCGCCGAGCTGGAGTTGAGCGTGGTCCTCTCCTCGCACCTGGTCTCCGATCTGGAGCGGTGCTGCGACCACCTGATCGTGCTGGTCGACTCCCGGGTCCAACTTGCCGGAGACATCGAGGAGTTGCTGACCTCCCGTGATCACGTCGGCAACCTGGAGGAGCTCGTGCTGACCACCATGGAGGGATCTCGATGATCTGGCTGACCTGGCGCCAGTTCCGTACCCAGGCCACCTCGGTCTTCGGCGGCCTCGCCGTCTTCCTGGTCGTGCTCGCCGCCACCGGCCCGCACATGGTCGAGCTGCACCGGACGGCGGGGATCAGTTCTTCCAGTTGCTGAGCAGCAGTTACGACGACCTCTACCTGCTGGGCGCCCTGCTGGTGCGTACCGTGCCGGCCGTCATCGGCGTGTTCTGGGGGGCGCCGCTGGTGGCCCGCGAACTGGAGGCCGGCACGCATCGGCTGGCCTGGAACCAGTCCGTCACCCGGTCCCGCTGGCTGGCCGCCAAGCTCGGACTGGTCGGCCTGGCCGCCGTTGCCGCCGCCGGGCTGCTCACGCTCGCGATGTCCTGGTGGAACGCCCCGATCGACCAGGCCATCGCCAGCGGCGGTGGCGCGAGTGGGTTCCCCGACCGGCTCTCCCCGACGATGTTCGACTCGCGCGGTGTCGTTCCGATCGGCTGGGCGGCCTTCGCCTTCACACTCGGGGTCGCGCTCGGGATCGTGCTGCGCCGCACGGTGCTCGCGATGGCGACCACACTCACGGTGTTCGCCGCGGCCGAGGGCGTGATCTCGGCGTTCGTCCGCCCGCTACTGGTCGCGCCGGACCGGATCACCGTGCCGATCACCGCCGACAACCTCGAAGGGCTGCGCAACGGCGGCCTGTCCGTGGACATCGGCCAGCACGGCACCTGGGTCACCGCCGAGCAGACCTTGGACGCCGCCGGCCACCCGGTCTCGCTGCCGCCCGCGTTCACCAACTGCATGCAGTCCGGCGGCGATCCGCACGTCTGCGGTGGGGTACTGGGCAAGCTCGGCTACCAGCAGGAGACCACGTTCCATCCCGCCGGCCACTTCTGGCCGCTCCAGTGGGCCGAGGCCGGGGTCCTGCTGGCGCTGGCGCTGGTCATCACCGGGCTGTGCTTCTGGCTGGTGCGCCGCCAGACCGCCTGAGCGGGTCCGCCGCCAGGCCGCCCGAGCGGCCGTCACCCTGCGGTCGCGGGCACCGCCTTCAGTCGGCTCACCGGGGAGGCCGCCACCGCCAGCACCATCAGCGCGGAGCCGACGGCGATCCCGGTGAGGGCGGTGCGGGTGCCGAGGCCGCCGGCCAGGTAGCCGCCGATCAGGCCGCCCAGCGAGCCGCCGCCGAACAGCAGGGTGCGGAAGGCGGCGTTCATCCGGCCCATCAGCGCCTGCGGGGTGCTCGCCTGGCGCAGGCTGACCATCACCACGTTGGCGACGCCCAGGCCCAGGTAGCTGAGGAAGAAGGCGGCCACGAAGAAGGCCAGCAGCACCGGACGCGAGCCGGCGGCGAACGGGATCAGCAGCGGGCCGGCGAAGACCAGGGTCATCGAGACCGCGTACACGACGCCGGTGCGGAATCGCTTGAGCAGCGCGCCGGAGAGGGCGGCGCCGACCAGGCCGCCGATCGAGGAGGCCGAGAAGACCAGGCCGACCAGACCGGCCGGGAGGCCCTTGTCGCGGACGGCGTAGAGCAGGAAGAGCGTCCAGACCGAGACCATCGAGAAGTTGCAGAACGGGCCGACCAGCGCCAGCGGCCGCAGCACCCGGTGTCCGAAGACGAACCGCAGGCCCTCCGCGATCTCCCGGCCCAGGTGCCGCTTCTCGGCGGCGGGTGCCGGCGGGGTCTCGGGGGTGCGGATCAGCAGCAGGGTGACCAGCGAGACCAGGTAGGAGGCGGAGTCGACCACCAGGCTGATCGGCGCGGTCAGGGCGCCGATCAGGGCGCCGGCGATGCCGGGGCCGGCCACGTCGGTGGTGGAGGAGGTGACGCCGAGCTTCTGGTTGGCCTCCACGTAGTGCGCCTTGTCCTTCACCAGCGTGGGCACGAAGGACATCCAGCTGACGTCGAACAGCACCGAGAAGATGCCGATCGCG
Protein-coding regions in this window:
- a CDS encoding sensor histidine kinase yields the protein MPRPPWLRRLPSGVWSALTWCAAGLFALLLFVTTTGLRPHPSVTLGIPGRAGLAVVLARAGLAVVLALAIGWARRWPLPVFGVLLAESCAFAALGMRTWPFFLVLAVLVGYLAATRPRRTALAAAGAELAVWVGQWAALDQGQETVSDLLSMLSALAAVIAIAWLIGNSIRQQRDYGEALRSHALTAERLRIARELHDMVAHSMGVIAFQAGAAGLVLDTQPANARKALGAIETTSRETLAGLRRMLVSLRRADEDLSEAAVAVGLEALDRLAETTSDAGVRVQVHREGRARPLPPEIDVAAFRIIQESVTNTVRHSGARHCQVCVTYGDEELAIEITDDGQGAGRSSAGSGFGIAGMRERVALLGGRFSAGSRPEGGFRVTAELPV
- a CDS encoding transporter, with product MLSSSYDDLYLLGALLVRTVPAVIGVFWGAPLVARELEAGTHRLAWNQSVTRSRWLAAKLGLVGLAAVAAAGLLTLAMSWWNAPIDQAIASGGGASGFPDRLSPTMFDSRGVVPIGWAAFAFTLGVALGIVLRRTVLAMATTLTVFAAAEGVISAFVRPLLVAPDRITVPITADNLEGLRNGGLSVDIGQHGTWVTAEQTLDAAGHPVSLPPAFTNCMQSGGDPHVCGGVLGKLGYQQETTFHPAGHFWPLQWAEAGVLLALALVITGLCFWLVRRQTA
- a CDS encoding ABC transporter ATP-binding protein, with the protein product MTAVLRAQGLGKRYKQRWALSDCTLEVPAGRVVGLVGPNGAGKSTLLNLAAGMLTPSEGTIEVCGGRPASGAAQLGKVGFVAQDTPVYAGLSIEDHFRLGARLNPGWDDRLARDRIRRLGLDPAQRAGRLSGGQRAQLALTLGIAKCPELLILDEPVAALDPLARSRFLDDLTEAVAELELSVVLSSHLVSDLERCCDHLIVLVDSRVQLAGDIEELLTSRDHVGNLEELVLTTMEGSR
- a CDS encoding MFS transporter — encoded protein: MTTTTPTTTTPTTAAVATPGAAGGLWRNREFLTFWFGETLSLLGTQVTTLALPLTAVIAFHASPGQVGLLRFLQLVPYLGLALVFGALVDRMRRRRVMIAANAARMVLIGLIPLLAATHLLTIGLLLGLACAIGIFSVLFDVSWMSFVPTLVKDKAHYVEANQKLGVTSSTTDVAGPGIAGALIGALTAPISLVVDSASYLVSLVTLLLIRTPETPPAPAAEKRHLGREIAEGLRFVFGHRVLRPLALVGPFCNFSMVSVWTLFLLYAVRDKGLPAGLVGLVFSASSIGGLVGAALSGALLKRFRTGVVYAVSMTLVFAGPLLIPFAAGSRPVLLAFFVAAFFLSYLGLGVANVVMVSLRQASTPQALMGRMNAAFRTLLFGGGSLGGLIGGYLAGGLGTRTALTGIAVGSALMVLAVAASPVSRLKAVPATAG
- a CDS encoding winged helix-turn-helix transcriptional regulator; its protein translation is MSAGHTEVTTPDPELFFDPSEECGIREVLDRIGDKWSVQVMVELSRGVRRFRELQRALPGGISQRMLTLTVRRLERDGLVARTVYPTVPPQVEYELTGLGWSLARLVRSLADWSREHRAEMADFRHQWDEAHRGAAE
- a CDS encoding DsbA family oxidoreductase, producing MNFHVHHIKRPLTGATPAMKVEIYSDIACPWCYIGKRRFDRALAQFGGDVEVVYRPYQLVPDAPATASPHRAWLAERYGPQSRAMDDRVTALGKTEGIDYDFDAALHANTFLGHRLLHLAETEYGAKVQGELKEALLKAHFSDGVDVGDRAALTEVAVAAGLDRARVAEYLAGEEGAAEVRAQLAEGRQLGISAVPTFVFEGQWAVQGGQETETFLKVLQQVASETGTAETGEGEACADGACAI
- a CDS encoding MBL fold metallo-hydrolase, producing MRLESGGDRAVFVGDLLHSPVQILAPSCSSCLCLDPAGAATNRHRVLERAADLGESVIPAHFGGAGTVEARRAGGEFTLGQWAAYAAE
- a CDS encoding SMI1/KNR4 family protein, with protein sequence MTTNNADPWDSAAVRARIAVMSQQDPERRRFGADYHDYRLRSPLEEEAIRAFEQRLGIALPEAFRSFVRHVADGGAGPDYGVVGLTEEIDDEEALYGLRQECLQPGFLAAPFSYSEKTARPYSLRGTLVIGEVGCGMFSRLVVTGPCAGQVWLDDPDWGGFMPGPDFREWYSEWLASDPPRRGGGPS
- a CDS encoding response regulator, with amino-acid sequence MTATRVLLADDQELVRTGLSMVIADLPDLDVVGEAGSGAEAVQLALQLQPDVVVMDIRMPGMDGIEATRAITATGSTPRVMMLTTFDEDDNVYASLRAGASGFLVKDMALLDIIAAIRVVAAGDALIAPSVTRRLIADFATRPAAPSKPRRGLDGITDREREVLTLVGRGLSNSEIAEQLYIGPATAKTHVARLLTKLNARDRVQLVIAAYEAGLVSADG
- a CDS encoding N-acetyltransferase is translated as MDFAITTLAERPELAHADFPDTWPAFSLADPVGRAFFAELDSAFPEFTVVATEADGSVVARGHSVPFALRVEGRGELPPGGWDEVLLWAFKDRRTGAVPDTVSAIDVTVREDRLGHGLSALMLDAMRRNARDRGFAELVAPVRPTGKHLEPETPMAEYVRRTREDGLPVDAWLRTHVRAGGVIEAVAPCSMTVSGTLAQWRDWTGLPFDTAGPVLVPKALVPVECLPERDCASYVEPNVWVRHGLA
- a CDS encoding spore-associated protein A, giving the protein MNKRIKQITARVGVIAALTAGAAVAVPTAANAASYDGACGSGYVGIRHMDMTGGTVWLAYSSATGENCVVTVRNSPGAAEPMTASIRISGGSWLEDSGNFTTYAGPKYVYAPGQCVDYTGSINGYSNGEFGVACR
- a CDS encoding NAD(P)H-binding protein: MILVSGVNGNLGGLVHRQLVARGADVLAGTRTPAAGQRRVDFDDPTSLPEAFAGVDVLVLISAGYAEDDVVLARHGAAIDAAAAAGVRQVIYTSLAGSGDHLTIAIPHRWTEQALARSPLAWTVLRNGLYPEVPAGLGLAASGQPTDDVLRTPLGHGTVPVVSRADLADAAVRVALDADSDPANQHRGRVYELEGTAVVGGAELAAAVSEVLGRPVRHRASPLGELWSGLEKAGLAPFQVAHAYSLMSTAAAGLLRAAANSDLPALLDAAPRDARAGLVEAVRTLLPR